One Indicator indicator isolate 239-I01 chromosome Z, UM_Iind_1.1, whole genome shotgun sequence genomic window carries:
- the LOX gene encoding protein-lysine 6-oxidase isoform X1 codes for MHFAPSGLLLAQLHACIYWSCLWPAGCQQQPPPRHDPPPPPAAWRQRIQWENNGQVYSLLSLGSQYQPPRRRQAAEAAGSPILLLRNNGTLSRRAASRATTAAAQPQPAASSRGSSGARHWFQAGYQAPSGGRGAAAAGQHSQGAATSAGAARSSTSGTSRPSAPTSPDSGTGTDGNRSSTGAGGLPPLSNFRPGREDVMVGDDPYNPYKYTDDNPYYNYYDTYERPRQGSRYRPGYGTGYFQYGLPDLVPDPYYIQASTYVQRMSMYNLRCAAEENCLASSAYRADVRDYDNRVLLRFPQRVKNQGTSDFLPSRPRYSWEWHSCHQHYHSMDEFSHYDLLDASSHRRVAEGHKASFCLEDTSCDYGYYRRYACTAHTQGLSPGCYDTYNADIDCQWIDITDVKPGNYILKVSVNPSYLVPESDYSNNIVRCDIRYTGHHAYASGCTISP; via the exons atgcATTTCGCGCCGTCGGGGCTCCTGCTCGCCCAGCTCCACGCGTGCATCTACTGGAGCTGCCTGTGGCCCGccggctgccagcagcagccgccGCCGCGCCACGACCCTCCGCCGCCTCCCGCCGCCTGGAGGCAGCGGATCCAGTGGGAGAACAACGGGCAGGTGTACAGCCTGCTCAGCCTCGGCTCCCAGTACCAGCCCCCCCGGCGCAGGCAAGCGGCGGAGGCGGCGGGCAGCCCCATCCTACTGCTGCGGAACAACGGCACACTGTCGCGGAGAGCCGCCTCTCGCGCCACCACCGCCGCCGCGCAGCCCCAGCCCGCCGCCAGCAGTCGGGGGAGTTCCGGCGCACGGCACTGGTTCCAGGCGGGCTACCAGGCTCCCTCCGGTGGTCGCGGCGCTGCCGCCGctgggcagcacagccagggggcCGCCACCTCCGCCggggcagccaggagcagcaccTCGGGGACGTCGCGCCCCAGCGCTCCCACCAGCCCCGACAGCGGCACCGGCACCGACGGCAACCGGAGCAGCACCGGGGCCGGCGGCCTGCCACCCCTCAGCAACTTCAGACCTGGGCGGGAAGATGTCATGGTAGGAGATGACCCCTACAACCCTTACAAGTACACGGACGATAACCCCTACTATAACTACTACGACACCTATGAGAGGCCCCGCCAGGGCAGCAGGTACAGACCCGGCTATGGAACCGGCTACTTCCAATATG GTCTCCCTGACTTAGTGCCGGATCCCTATTACATCCAGGCGTCCACATATGTTCAGAGGATGTCCATGTATAATTTGAGATGTGCTGCCGAGGAGAACTGCCTGGCAAG TTCAGCTTATCGAGCAGATGTTAGAGACTATGACAATCGGGTACTCCTGAGATTCCCGCAAAGAGTGAAAAATCAAGGCACATCAGATTTCCTGCCCAGCAGACCCCGTTATTCATGGGAGTGGCACAGTTGTCACCA ACATTATCACAGCATGGATGAATTCAGCCACTATGACTTGCTGGATGCAAGCTCACACAGAAGAGTTGCTGAAGGACACAAAGCAAGTTTCTGTCTTGAAGATACCTCCTGTGATTATGGATATTACAGACGGTACGCATGTACAGCGCATAcgcag GGACTGAGCCCTGGCTGCTATGACACTTACAATGCCGATATAGATTGCCAATGGATTGATATTACAGATGTAAAACCTGGAAATTATATTCTAAAG GTGAGTGTAAACCCCAGCTATTTGGTGCCTGAATCTGATTACTCCAACAATATAGTACGCTGCGATATACGCTATACAGGACACCACGCATATGCATCTGGCTGTACAATTTCACCGTGA
- the LOX gene encoding protein-lysine 6-oxidase isoform X2: MHFAPSGLLLAQLHACIYWSCLWPAGCQQQPPPRHDPPPPPAAWRQRIQWENNGQVYSLLSLGSQYQPPRRRQAAEAAGSPILLLRNNGTLSRRAASRATTAAAQPQPAASSRGSSGARHWFQAGYQAPSGARSSTSGTSRPSAPTSPDSGTGTDGNRSSTGAGGLPPLSNFRPGREDVMVGDDPYNPYKYTDDNPYYNYYDTYERPRQGSRYRPGYGTGYFQYGLPDLVPDPYYIQASTYVQRMSMYNLRCAAEENCLASSAYRADVRDYDNRVLLRFPQRVKNQGTSDFLPSRPRYSWEWHSCHQHYHSMDEFSHYDLLDASSHRRVAEGHKASFCLEDTSCDYGYYRRYACTAHTQGLSPGCYDTYNADIDCQWIDITDVKPGNYILKVSVNPSYLVPESDYSNNIVRCDIRYTGHHAYASGCTISP, translated from the exons atgcATTTCGCGCCGTCGGGGCTCCTGCTCGCCCAGCTCCACGCGTGCATCTACTGGAGCTGCCTGTGGCCCGccggctgccagcagcagccgccGCCGCGCCACGACCCTCCGCCGCCTCCCGCCGCCTGGAGGCAGCGGATCCAGTGGGAGAACAACGGGCAGGTGTACAGCCTGCTCAGCCTCGGCTCCCAGTACCAGCCCCCCCGGCGCAGGCAAGCGGCGGAGGCGGCGGGCAGCCCCATCCTACTGCTGCGGAACAACGGCACACTGTCGCGGAGAGCCGCCTCTCGCGCCACCACCGCCGCCGCGCAGCCCCAGCCCGCCGCCAGCAGTCGGGGGAGTTCCGGCGCACGGCACTGGTTCCAGGCGGGCTACCAGGCTCCCTCCGGTG ccaggagcagcaccTCGGGGACGTCGCGCCCCAGCGCTCCCACCAGCCCCGACAGCGGCACCGGCACCGACGGCAACCGGAGCAGCACCGGGGCCGGCGGCCTGCCACCCCTCAGCAACTTCAGACCTGGGCGGGAAGATGTCATGGTAGGAGATGACCCCTACAACCCTTACAAGTACACGGACGATAACCCCTACTATAACTACTACGACACCTATGAGAGGCCCCGCCAGGGCAGCAGGTACAGACCCGGCTATGGAACCGGCTACTTCCAATATG GTCTCCCTGACTTAGTGCCGGATCCCTATTACATCCAGGCGTCCACATATGTTCAGAGGATGTCCATGTATAATTTGAGATGTGCTGCCGAGGAGAACTGCCTGGCAAG TTCAGCTTATCGAGCAGATGTTAGAGACTATGACAATCGGGTACTCCTGAGATTCCCGCAAAGAGTGAAAAATCAAGGCACATCAGATTTCCTGCCCAGCAGACCCCGTTATTCATGGGAGTGGCACAGTTGTCACCA ACATTATCACAGCATGGATGAATTCAGCCACTATGACTTGCTGGATGCAAGCTCACACAGAAGAGTTGCTGAAGGACACAAAGCAAGTTTCTGTCTTGAAGATACCTCCTGTGATTATGGATATTACAGACGGTACGCATGTACAGCGCATAcgcag GGACTGAGCCCTGGCTGCTATGACACTTACAATGCCGATATAGATTGCCAATGGATTGATATTACAGATGTAAAACCTGGAAATTATATTCTAAAG GTGAGTGTAAACCCCAGCTATTTGGTGCCTGAATCTGATTACTCCAACAATATAGTACGCTGCGATATACGCTATACAGGACACCACGCATATGCATCTGGCTGTACAATTTCACCGTGA